CTTAATTTTTTGGAAGCTAAACCGTCGAATGTAACATTTGATTAAGGGGGAAGGGCATTGTGCTAACGTTTCACCGCATCATTCGAAAAGGATGGATGTTCCTGCTCGCGTTTTTGCTCACTGCCTCGCTGTTCTGCCCAACAGGACAGCCCGCCAAGGCTGCCGCACCGTTTAACGGCACCATGATGCAGTATTTTGAATGGTACTTGCCGGATGATGGCACGTTATGGACCAAAGTGGCCAATGAAGCCAACAACTTATCCAGCCTTGGCATCACCGCTCTTTGGCTGCCGCCCGCTTACAAAGGAACAAGCCGCAGCGACGTAGGGTACGGAGTATACGACTTGTATGACCTCGGCGAATTCAATCAAAAAGGGACCGTCCGCACAAAATACGGAACAAAAGCTCAATATCTTCAAGCCATTCAAGCCGCCCACGCCGCTGGAATGCAAGTGTACGCCGATGTCGTGTTCGACCATAAAGGCGGCGCTGACGGCACGGAATGGGTGGACGCCGTCGAAGTCAATCCGTCCGACCGCAACCAAGAAATCTCGGGCACCTATCAAATCCAAGCATGGACGAAATTTGATTTTCCCGGGCGGGGCAACACCTACTCCAGCTTTAAGTGGCGCTGGTACCATTTTGACGGCGTTGATTGGGACGAAAGCCGAAAATTGAGCCGCATTTACAAATTCCGCGGCATCGGCAAAGCGTGGGATTGGGAAGTAGACACGGAAAACGGAAACTATGACTACTTAATGTATGCCGACCTTGATATGGATCATCCCGAAGTCGTGACCGAGCTGAAAAACTGGGGGAAATGGTATGTCAACACAACGAACATTGATGGGTTCCGGCTTGATGCCGTCAAGCATATTAAGTTCAGTTTTTTTCCTGATTGGTTGTCGTATGTGCGTTCTCAGACTGGCAAGCCGCTATTTACCGTCGGGGAATATTGGAGCTATGACATCAACAAGTTGCACAATTACATTACGAAAACAGACGGAACGATGTCTTTGTTTGATGCCCCGTTACACAACAAATTTTATACCGCTTCCAAATCAGGGGGCGCATTTGATATGCGCACGTTAATGACCAATACTCTCATGAAAGATCAACCGACATTGGCCGTCACCTTCGTTGATAATCATGACACCGAACCCGGCCAAGCGCTGCAGTCATGGGTCGACCCATGGTTCAAACCGTTGGCTTACGCCTTTATTCTAACTCGGCAGGAAGGATACCCGTGCGTCTTTTATGGTGACTATTATGGCATTCCACAATATAACATTCCTTCGCTGAAAAGCAAAATCGATCCGCTCCTCATCGCGCGCAGGGATTATGCTTACGGAACGCAACATGATTATCTTGATCACTCCGACATCATCGGGTGGACAAGGGAAGGGGTCACTGAAAAACCAGGATCCGGGCTGGCCGCACTGATCACCGATGGGCCGGGAGGAAGCAAATGGATGTACGTTGGCAAACAACACGCTGGAAAAGTGTTCTATGACCTTACCGGCAACCGGAGTGACACCGTCACCATCAACAGTGATGGATGGGGGGAATTCAAAGTCAATGGCGGTTCGGTTTCGGTTTGGGTTCCTAGAAAAACGACCGTTTCTACCATCGCTCGGCCGATCACAACCCGACCGTGGACTGGTGAATTCGTCCGTTGGACCGAACCACGGTTGGTGGCATGGCCTTGATGCCTGCGATCGCGTTGTAAAGATATTCCGCTCTATCATTGAGACAAAAAACACGGCCTTGCCCGCCATGAATGGCGGCACAAGGCCGTGTTTGATGTTACCATCCATTTGCTTGCTTCAACTTCTCCTTTGACGGCGTTTCATAGCGGATGTGCGTGTCGATGTCGGTCACGTAATACCCGCCGCCGACCGCGTACTGCCCGCCGAAGCGCGCATCATACCCGTAGACGCGGTACACTTCCCCAGGCTGTAAGATGCGGACGAACACAAGGCGCCCATCCTTCGTCCGTTTCCATAGATTGATCGGCTTTTGCACCGTCAAGCGGCCGATTTGCCCTTTTTTCAGCTCCACGCCATCCCAGTACACTTTTTTCACTTGGCCTGGAGGAGTGGTTGGCTTCTCCGGCTGCTTTGGCGGGTTGGGCTTTTCTTCCTTCCAAAGCGGCAAGGCAAATTCATATTGGGCAAATCCGCTCGGCAAGGCGGTGACATAGCGGATGCTGCCGTCGTGCGGCAAGTATTTTTGCGCTTCCGGCGACGATTCAAACGTGACGGTCACCGGCGCTTTCCCTTTCACTGGCGCAAACCGCCAGTTGCCATCCGCTGACGGGTTGATCGTTCCGTTTTCCCGAATGTAATCGATGATCACTTGCCGGTTTTCATCCGGCGCAGCCAAAATCGTGTTTTTCCCGCCCGGATTGATGATCCGGTTTGTCGTCGCCCGATAGTTGTTCGTTGCGACGATAAATTCCATGTTCGGCGTCACTGGCTTGCCTTCGAATTTCAAGTTTTTAATCCGGTTCGCATTCGGATTGATCACATTTTGGTTTTTGTCGTATTTCGCCGGCTCGGTCACATCGATCTCGTACGTCACTCCATCAATAATGTCGAAGTTGTACGTCGGGAAGTCGTTGTTCACAAGCGGCTGAACGTCTGTCTTGTTCGGGTCGATTTGGTTGAATTGCCCCGCCGACCACTCAAGCCATTCTTTCAACTCGGCTCCCGTAATTTTCAACGCATACACCGTGTTCGGATACAAGTACAAATCGGCGACGTTTTTAATGGCGATTTCCCCTGCCGGGATGTCGGTATAATAGCTCGCCCCGCCGCGTCCGCCGGCTTTGAACGGAGCGCCGGCCGACAGCACCGGAAGGCCTTCATATTTCGTCCCTTTCAACATCTTTTCGACATACCATTTTTGCGCATTCGTGACGATTTGCACGGACGGATCGTCTTTGATAAGCGCAAAATAGCTGTTGATCGGGCTCGTTGTTTTTCCAACCGGGCTGCGGACGTACTGAATCGTCGCTTCATGTTCCGCTTGGATCGCCTGCTCCACGTCCAGGTCGCTGTCGACAAGCGGCGTTTTCGTCGCCTTGTCATACACTGGACGGAGTTGGGCTTTCGCTTGCGTCACTTTCCATTTTCCGTCGATTTGCTCGACCGTCAAGTCGATCACGCCGAGCGTATCGCCCCATGAACCCGGCATCGTCACTGGAACACCGTTGATCGTGCCGGTTTCATTGTTGATTCCGTTTCCGTCTGGAAAATCTGGTGTCGTGCCTGGAAGGGCCGGGAATTTTTTATGCTGGTGGCCGGCCAACACGGCGTCGACCCCCGGAATTTGCGTCAAATAATACGATGCGTTTTCCATATTCGGGCTGTTTCCGCCGGTCTCAATGCCCGAGTGCGATAGCACAACGATCAAATCGGCCCCTTCCGCTTTCATTTTTGGAATATACTTTTGCGCCGACTGCACAATGTCTTTCGCAATCACTTTCCCTTGCAAATTCGCTTTGTCCCAATCCATAATTTGCGGCGGCACAAAGCCGATGACGCCGATCTTCAGCGTATGCTTCTCCCCGTCTTCATCAACGACTTCTTTCGCTAAAATTTGATACGGCGTGAAATAGTTGACATCGTTATCCGGATTTTGGTCATGATCGTCACGGTACACGTTCGCATTCACGATCGGCAGCTTGGCATCGTCATACACTTCATTGAGGAAATCCAAGCCATAGTTGAACTCATGGTTCCCAACCGTCGCCGCATCGTACTTCAACAAATGCAACAGTTTCACCGCTGGATGCACTTCGCCGTCTTGCAGCGGCTTCACTTTCGCCACATAGTCGCCAAGCGGCGTTCCTTGAATCAAATCCCCGTTGTCAAACAGAAGCGTATTCGGCTGCTCAGCGCGCGCCTGCTCGATCAAACGCGCCGTCTTCGACAACCCAAACTCATTCGTCGGACTATCTTTGAAATAATCGTAGTTGACGAGATTCATATGTACGTCCGTCGTCTCTAAAATGCGCAGCTTGACGACATCTCGGTCTTCCGCGCCCGCTGCGGTCGGCAACACAGCCGGAGCAAGCAGCCCCAACGCCAACACCACGCTCGCCGCCGCGTATTTCTTCCGTTTTTTCAATGTCCATCCCCCTCACTCAGATCAAATCATTGTCATCTCTATACATATTACCATAAAAGCAACAAAATTTTGATAGAAAAAACAAACAAAAAAATAGAGGAAATAAACAGACAATATCGAAAGAGATAGAGGAAAGCACAATGTCCTATTCTTGGGGATGGTTGATCTTTTCAATCTTCTTTTTTACATTCATGCTGTATA
Above is a window of Geobacillus thermoleovorans DNA encoding:
- a CDS encoding bifunctional 2',3'-cyclic-nucleotide 2'-phosphodiesterase/3'-nucleotidase, whose amino-acid sequence is MKKRKKYAAASVVLALGLLAPAVLPTAAGAEDRDVVKLRILETTDVHMNLVNYDYFKDSPTNEFGLSKTARLIEQARAEQPNTLLFDNGDLIQGTPLGDYVAKVKPLQDGEVHPAVKLLHLLKYDAATVGNHEFNYGLDFLNEVYDDAKLPIVNANVYRDDHDQNPDNDVNYFTPYQILAKEVVDEDGEKHTLKIGVIGFVPPQIMDWDKANLQGKVIAKDIVQSAQKYIPKMKAEGADLIVVLSHSGIETGGNSPNMENASYYLTQIPGVDAVLAGHQHKKFPALPGTTPDFPDGNGINNETGTINGVPVTMPGSWGDTLGVIDLTVEQIDGKWKVTQAKAQLRPVYDKATKTPLVDSDLDVEQAIQAEHEATIQYVRSPVGKTTSPINSYFALIKDDPSVQIVTNAQKWYVEKMLKGTKYEGLPVLSAGAPFKAGGRGGASYYTDIPAGEIAIKNVADLYLYPNTVYALKITGAELKEWLEWSAGQFNQIDPNKTDVQPLVNNDFPTYNFDIIDGVTYEIDVTEPAKYDKNQNVINPNANRIKNLKFEGKPVTPNMEFIVATNNYRATTNRIINPGGKNTILAAPDENRQVIIDYIRENGTINPSADGNWRFAPVKGKAPVTVTFESSPEAQKYLPHDGSIRYVTALPSGFAQYEFALPLWKEEKPNPPKQPEKPTTPPGQVKKVYWDGVELKKGQIGRLTVQKPINLWKRTKDGRLVFVRILQPGEVYRVYGYDARFGGQYAVGGGYYVTDIDTHIRYETPSKEKLKQANGW
- the amyS gene encoding alpha-amylase — translated: MLTFHRIIRKGWMFLLAFLLTASLFCPTGQPAKAAAPFNGTMMQYFEWYLPDDGTLWTKVANEANNLSSLGITALWLPPAYKGTSRSDVGYGVYDLYDLGEFNQKGTVRTKYGTKAQYLQAIQAAHAAGMQVYADVVFDHKGGADGTEWVDAVEVNPSDRNQEISGTYQIQAWTKFDFPGRGNTYSSFKWRWYHFDGVDWDESRKLSRIYKFRGIGKAWDWEVDTENGNYDYLMYADLDMDHPEVVTELKNWGKWYVNTTNIDGFRLDAVKHIKFSFFPDWLSYVRSQTGKPLFTVGEYWSYDINKLHNYITKTDGTMSLFDAPLHNKFYTASKSGGAFDMRTLMTNTLMKDQPTLAVTFVDNHDTEPGQALQSWVDPWFKPLAYAFILTRQEGYPCVFYGDYYGIPQYNIPSLKSKIDPLLIARRDYAYGTQHDYLDHSDIIGWTREGVTEKPGSGLAALITDGPGGSKWMYVGKQHAGKVFYDLTGNRSDTVTINSDGWGEFKVNGGSVSVWVPRKTTVSTIARPITTRPWTGEFVRWTEPRLVAWP